In Silene latifolia isolate original U9 population chromosome X, ASM4854445v1, whole genome shotgun sequence, the following proteins share a genomic window:
- the LOC141618820 gene encoding uncharacterized protein LOC141618820 yields the protein MNSKSIKCPVFDGTDYGWWKTRMMHFIQGTDYECWVTIENGPLAITTTDANSVSSEKAPKDYTSDDYKKAEKNSRAISLLQSGIGESETSRIAGCKTAKQIWDSVELAHEGIVQVKKQRIDLLKQQYESFKI from the coding sequence atgaaTTCTAAATCTATCAAATGTCCTGTCTTTGATGGCACGGACTATGGCTGGTGGAAAACTCGTATGATGCATTTTATACAAGGAACAGATTATGAATGTTGGGTAACCATCGAAAATGGTCCCCTCGCTATCACTACCACCGATGCTAATAGCGTGTCTAGTGAAAAAGCACCCAAGGACTACACATCTGATGATTATAAAAAAGCGGAGAAGAACTCTAGGGCCATATCACTCCTGCAATCCGGAATTGGCGAATCAGAAACAAGTCGTATTGCAGGATGTAAAACGGCCAAACAAATCTGGGATAGTGTAGAACTAGCCCATGAGGGAATTGTGCAAGTAAAGAAACAACGTATTGATCTCTTAAAGCAACAATACGAGTCCTTTAAGATATAA